A window of the Streptomyces sp. JB150 genome harbors these coding sequences:
- a CDS encoding VOC family protein, translated as MAGTGNGRPSIFPTLLYADAKAAIRQLTEALGFTELSVYEGEDGAVLHAELVQGNGAVMVGSKGRGGVFDSAMKNAGPAGVYVVVDDVDAHHRRAVDHGVEIVMPPTDQDYGSRDYMARDLEGNIWSFGTYAPQIPA; from the coding sequence ATGGCAGGCACGGGGAACGGACGCCCGAGCATCTTCCCGACGCTGCTGTACGCGGACGCCAAGGCGGCGATCCGGCAGCTCACGGAGGCCCTCGGATTCACCGAGCTGTCGGTGTACGAGGGCGAGGACGGCGCGGTGCTGCACGCCGAGCTGGTGCAGGGCAACGGCGCGGTGATGGTCGGTTCCAAGGGCCGCGGCGGCGTCTTCGACTCGGCGATGAAGAACGCCGGCCCGGCCGGGGTGTACGTCGTGGTGGACGACGTGGACGCACACCACCGCCGGGCCGTGGACCACGGCGTGGAGATCGTGATGCCTCCGACGGACCAGGACTACGGCTCCCGCGACTACATGGCCCGGGACCTGGAGGGCAACATCTGGTCCTTCGGCACCTACGCCCCGCAGATACCGGCCTGA
- the cobN gene encoding cobaltochelatase subunit CobN, with amino-acid sequence MSTDTGTVLLLSTADTDLLAARASGAPYRIGNPTRVDVAEDLPALLDGSDIAVVRLLGGKRAWEDGLAALKASGIPTVLLGGEAVPDAELMAESSVPAGVVAEALKYLVEGGPANLTELARFLSDTVLLTGEGFAPPQRMPEYGVRGERPLAEGRPTVGVLFYRAHELSGNTAFVDTLCDAIEAQGANALPVYCGSLRGADPGLYEILGRADALVATVLAAGGTHASQASAGGDEESWDVGALAELNIPVLQGLCLTSSRAAWEESDAALSPMDAAMQVAIPEFDGRLITVPFSFKEQGADDVPVYVADPERAARVAGIAVRHARLRHKPNADKRIALVFTAYPTKHSRVGNAVGLDTPASAVRVLDALRDAGYAVEGYPDNGDELIHRLIEAGGHDVEWLTEEQLAAAPARVPLADYRAWFEKLDPQLREAMREAWGEPPGSLYVDGDDIVLASLRFGNVIVMIQPPRGFGENPIAIYHDPDMPPSHHYLAAYRWLENSFGADAIVHMGKHGTMEWLPGKGLGLSGGCAPDAVLGDLPLVYPFIVNDPGEGTQAKRRGHATVVDHLVPPMARADTYGDLAKLEQLLDEYALVSDLDPAKAPAVRAQIWTLVKAAELHHDLHVDEQPDDDEFDEFVMHIDGYLCEIKDVQIRDGLHILGGGPVGEPRVNLVLAVLRASQVWGGQANALPGLRAALAAHFGLDEKELLAEPGAPVKVPVELTDLVDGPARTASDAIDLLEQLCQRIAEGMEERGWDVSESTALVRDVLGTELPDAVAVLEFACTEVVPRLARTTDEIGHILRALDGGYVPAGPSGSPTRGLVNVLPTGRNFYSVDPKAIPSRLSWEVGQSLADSLVQRYLADNGEYPKSVGLTVWGTSAMRTQGDDIAEILALLGCRPVWDEASRRVTGFEVIPLTELGRPRIDVTVRISGFFRDAFPHVVGLIDDAVRAVAELDEPAESNYVRAHVDEDTAGHGDRRRATARIFGSKPGAYGAGLLPLIDARNWRSDADLAEVYAVWGGYAYGRGFDGRAARGDMETAFRRIAVAAKNVDTREHDLVDADDYFQYHGGMVAMVRHLTGANPEAYVGDSATPDQVKTRTLGEETHRVFRARVVNPRWMAAMRRHGYKGAFEMAATVDYLFGYDATAGVVDDWMYEKLSAEYVFDPENRDFMKQSNPWALRGITERLLEAADRGLWAEPDADTLERLRATYLELEGDLEGDR; translated from the coding sequence ATGAGCACTGACACTGGCACTGTGTTGTTGTTGTCGACCGCCGACACCGATCTGCTGGCGGCCCGTGCCTCCGGCGCGCCCTACCGGATCGGCAACCCGACGCGCGTCGACGTCGCCGAGGACCTGCCGGCGCTGCTCGACGGCTCCGACATCGCCGTCGTACGGCTGCTCGGCGGCAAGCGCGCCTGGGAGGACGGGCTCGCGGCGCTGAAGGCCTCCGGCATCCCGACCGTGCTGCTGGGCGGCGAGGCGGTGCCGGACGCGGAGCTGATGGCCGAGTCGTCGGTGCCCGCCGGTGTGGTGGCCGAGGCGCTGAAGTACCTGGTCGAGGGCGGGCCCGCCAACCTCACCGAACTCGCCCGGTTCCTGTCCGACACGGTGCTGCTGACCGGCGAGGGCTTCGCGCCGCCGCAGCGGATGCCGGAGTACGGCGTGCGCGGCGAGCGTCCGCTCGCCGAGGGCCGCCCGACCGTCGGCGTGCTCTTCTACCGGGCCCACGAACTGAGCGGCAACACCGCCTTCGTCGACACCCTCTGCGACGCGATCGAGGCGCAGGGGGCCAACGCCCTGCCCGTGTACTGCGGTTCGCTGCGCGGCGCGGACCCCGGCCTGTACGAGATCCTCGGGCGGGCCGACGCCCTGGTCGCGACCGTGCTCGCCGCGGGCGGCACCCACGCCTCGCAGGCCTCGGCGGGCGGCGACGAGGAGTCCTGGGACGTGGGCGCGCTCGCCGAGCTGAACATCCCGGTGCTGCAAGGGCTCTGCCTGACCTCCTCGCGGGCCGCGTGGGAGGAGTCCGACGCGGCGCTGTCCCCGATGGACGCGGCGATGCAGGTCGCGATCCCCGAGTTCGACGGCCGTCTGATCACCGTGCCCTTCTCCTTCAAGGAGCAGGGCGCGGACGACGTGCCCGTGTACGTCGCCGACCCCGAGCGGGCCGCGCGGGTGGCCGGGATCGCCGTACGCCACGCCCGGCTGCGGCACAAGCCGAACGCGGACAAGCGGATCGCGCTGGTCTTCACCGCGTACCCGACCAAGCACTCGCGGGTCGGCAACGCGGTCGGCCTCGACACGCCCGCGTCGGCGGTCCGGGTCCTGGACGCCCTGCGCGACGCCGGTTACGCGGTCGAGGGGTACCCCGACAACGGCGACGAGCTGATCCACCGCCTCATCGAGGCCGGCGGCCACGACGTGGAGTGGCTGACCGAGGAGCAGCTGGCCGCCGCGCCCGCGCGGGTGCCGCTCGCCGACTACCGGGCGTGGTTCGAGAAGCTGGACCCTCAGCTGCGCGAGGCCATGCGGGAGGCGTGGGGCGAGCCGCCGGGCTCCCTGTACGTCGACGGCGACGACATCGTGCTGGCGTCCCTGCGGTTCGGGAACGTCATCGTGATGATCCAGCCGCCGCGCGGCTTCGGCGAGAACCCGATCGCGATCTACCACGACCCGGACATGCCGCCGTCGCACCACTACCTGGCGGCCTACCGCTGGCTGGAGAACAGCTTCGGCGCGGACGCGATCGTGCACATGGGCAAGCACGGCACGATGGAGTGGCTGCCGGGCAAGGGCCTCGGCCTGAGCGGCGGCTGCGCGCCGGACGCCGTCCTCGGCGACCTGCCGCTGGTGTACCCGTTCATCGTCAACGACCCCGGCGAGGGCACCCAGGCCAAGCGGCGCGGCCACGCCACGGTGGTCGACCACCTGGTGCCGCCGATGGCCCGCGCCGACACCTACGGCGACCTGGCGAAGCTGGAGCAGCTGCTCGACGAGTACGCGCTGGTCTCCGACCTGGACCCGGCGAAGGCCCCGGCGGTCCGCGCGCAGATCTGGACCCTCGTCAAGGCCGCCGAGCTCCACCACGACCTGCACGTGGACGAGCAGCCGGACGACGACGAGTTCGACGAGTTCGTCATGCACATCGACGGCTATCTGTGCGAGATCAAGGACGTGCAGATCCGCGACGGCCTGCACATCCTCGGCGGCGGCCCGGTCGGCGAGCCGCGCGTGAACCTGGTGCTCGCCGTGCTGCGCGCCTCGCAGGTGTGGGGCGGGCAGGCGAACGCGCTGCCGGGCCTGCGGGCCGCGCTCGCGGCGCACTTCGGGCTGGACGAGAAGGAGCTGCTGGCCGAGCCGGGCGCGCCGGTGAAGGTGCCGGTGGAGCTGACGGACCTGGTGGACGGTCCCGCGCGGACGGCCTCGGACGCGATCGACCTGCTGGAGCAGCTGTGCCAGCGGATCGCGGAGGGCATGGAGGAGCGCGGCTGGGACGTCTCCGAGAGCACCGCTCTCGTCCGGGACGTGCTCGGCACGGAACTGCCCGACGCCGTCGCCGTGCTGGAGTTCGCCTGCACGGAGGTCGTGCCGCGCCTCGCCCGCACGACGGACGAGATCGGCCACATCCTCCGGGCACTGGACGGCGGTTACGTTCCCGCGGGCCCGTCCGGCTCCCCGACCCGCGGCCTGGTCAACGTCCTGCCGACCGGCCGCAACTTCTACTCCGTCGACCCCAAGGCGATCCCGTCCCGGCTCAGCTGGGAGGTCGGGCAGTCGCTGGCGGACTCGCTGGTGCAGCGCTACCTCGCGGACAACGGGGAGTACCCGAAGTCCGTGGGCCTGACGGTCTGGGGCACCTCGGCCATGCGCACCCAGGGCGACGACATCGCCGAGATCCTGGCGCTGCTGGGCTGCCGCCCGGTGTGGGACGAGGCGTCCCGGCGCGTGACCGGCTTCGAGGTCATCCCCCTGACGGAGCTGGGCCGGCCCCGCATCGACGTCACGGTGCGCATCTCCGGCTTCTTCCGGGACGCGTTCCCGCACGTGGTGGGGCTGATCGACGACGCGGTGCGGGCGGTGGCCGAGTTGGACGAGCCCGCCGAGTCCAACTACGTGCGCGCGCACGTGGACGAGGACACCGCCGGACACGGCGACCGGCGGCGCGCCACGGCCCGTATCTTCGGCTCCAAGCCGGGCGCGTACGGCGCCGGTCTGCTGCCGCTGATCGACGCGCGGAACTGGCGCTCCGACGCGGACCTCGCCGAGGTGTACGCCGTCTGGGGCGGCTACGCCTACGGGCGCGGGTTCGACGGGCGGGCGGCGCGCGGGGACATGGAGACGGCGTTCCGGCGGATCGCGGTCGCCGCGAAGAACGTGGACACCCGCGAGCACGACCTGGTCGACGCGGACGACTACTTCCAGTACCACGGCGGCATGGTCGCCATGGTCCGGCACCTGACGGGCGCCAACCCCGAGGCGTACGTGGGCGACTCGGCCACCCCGGACCAGGTGAAGACGCGGACGCTGGGCGAGGAGACCCACCGGGTCTTCCGCGCCCGCGTGGTCAACCCGCGCTGGATGGCGGCCATGCGCCGGCACGGCTACAAGGGCGCCTTCGAGATGGCGGCGACCGTGGACTACCTGTTCGGCTACGACGCCACCGCCGGGGTCGTGGACGACTGGATGTACGAGAAGCTGAGCGCGGAGTACGTCTTCGACCCGGAGAACCGGGACTTCATGAAGCAGTCCAACCCGTGGGCGCTGCGCGGCATCACCGAGCGGCTGCTGGAGGCGGCGGACCGGGGCCTGTGGGCCGAGCCGGACGCGGACACGCTGGAGCGGCTGCGCGCCACCTATCTGGAGCTCGAAGGCGACTTGGAGGGCGACCGGTGA
- a CDS encoding cobalamin biosynthesis protein, whose product MRADRVHAYGAAAGLLGDLLLGDPRRGHPVAAFGRAAAAVERVLYRDDRGRGALHTAVCAGGALAVGALAARAVRSSPAASVALTSVATWAVVGGTSLAREATAIGRALEAGDVEAARARLPHLCGRDPQALDADGIARAVVESVAENTSDAVVGALVWGAVAGVPGLLGFRAVNTLDAMVGHKSPRYRRYGWASARLDDVAGWPGARLTAVLAALSGDDPRGAVRAWRADAHRHPSPNAGPVEASFAGALGVRLGGTLSYGGRVEHRPVLNGQGRAVQVTDIRRAVRLSRRVSWLALGVCAGARLIGKGRKR is encoded by the coding sequence ATGCGTGCCGATCGCGTCCACGCGTACGGCGCCGCCGCCGGTCTTCTCGGTGATCTGCTCCTCGGCGATCCGCGCCGCGGGCATCCGGTCGCCGCGTTCGGGCGGGCCGCGGCCGCCGTCGAGCGTGTCCTGTACCGGGACGACCGGGGCCGGGGCGCCCTGCACACCGCGGTGTGCGCCGGTGGCGCCCTCGCCGTCGGGGCTCTGGCCGCCCGTGCCGTACGGTCCTCCCCCGCCGCCTCCGTCGCGCTGACCTCCGTCGCCACCTGGGCCGTCGTCGGCGGGACGTCGCTCGCGCGCGAGGCCACCGCGATCGGGCGGGCGCTGGAGGCGGGCGATGTCGAGGCCGCCCGCGCCCGGCTGCCGCATCTGTGCGGGCGCGATCCGCAGGCGCTGGACGCCGACGGCATCGCCCGCGCGGTCGTCGAGTCGGTCGCCGAGAACACCTCCGACGCCGTCGTGGGCGCCCTGGTGTGGGGTGCCGTCGCGGGCGTGCCCGGACTGCTCGGGTTCCGGGCCGTCAACACCCTGGACGCCATGGTCGGTCACAAGTCGCCCCGCTACCGGCGCTACGGCTGGGCCTCCGCCCGCCTCGACGACGTCGCCGGGTGGCCGGGGGCGCGGCTGACCGCCGTGCTCGCCGCGCTGTCGGGTGACGATCCGCGCGGTGCCGTACGCGCGTGGCGGGCCGACGCCCATCGGCATCCGAGCCCCAACGCCGGGCCCGTGGAGGCCTCGTTCGCGGGGGCGCTCGGGGTGCGGCTGGGCGGCACGTTGTCGTACGGGGGGCGCGTGGAGCACCGGCCGGTGCTGAACGGACAGGGGCGCGCCGTCCAGGTCACCGACATCCGGCGGGCCGTACGGCTCTCCCGGCGGGTGAGCTGGCTGGCGCTCGGCGTGTGCGCGGGCGCACGCCTCATCGGGAAGGGGCGTAAGCGATGA
- a CDS encoding class II aldolase/adducin family protein: MAEQREDRRDGRGGHEGAPEGATEGVREGARPRGSGAGEEEARAWDVLVATARRTVADGLVVGTSGNVSVRTGDIVLVTPSGVPYDRLTPADLTAVDLDGRQVRGTLVPTSELPMHLAVYRHTDARAVVHTHAVHATAVSTLVAELPLIHYMAAALGGPVRVAPYATYGTEELAENMLRALDGRSGCLLQNHGTITYGATLDQAYDRTAQLEWMCRLWLTASSVAGLTPTLLSEGRLDEVAQRLRGYGQRS, translated from the coding sequence ATGGCTGAGCAGCGAGAGGACCGGCGGGACGGACGAGGCGGCCACGAGGGCGCACCGGAGGGCGCGACCGAGGGCGTGCGGGAGGGGGCGCGGCCGCGGGGGAGCGGCGCGGGCGAGGAGGAGGCCCGCGCCTGGGACGTGCTGGTCGCGACGGCCCGGCGGACCGTCGCCGACGGGCTGGTCGTCGGCACCTCCGGCAACGTGTCCGTACGGACCGGGGACATCGTCCTGGTCACACCGTCGGGCGTGCCCTACGACCGGCTGACACCCGCCGACCTCACCGCCGTCGACCTCGACGGCCGGCAGGTCCGCGGCACCCTCGTCCCGACCAGCGAACTGCCCATGCACCTCGCCGTCTACCGCCACACCGACGCCCGCGCCGTCGTCCACACCCACGCGGTCCACGCGACGGCCGTCTCCACCCTCGTTGCCGAGCTGCCCCTGATCCACTACATGGCCGCCGCGCTCGGGGGACCCGTCCGCGTCGCCCCGTATGCCACCTACGGCACCGAGGAGCTGGCCGAGAACATGCTCCGCGCCCTCGACGGCCGCTCCGGCTGCCTCCTCCAGAACCACGGCACGATCACCTACGGCGCCACCCTCGACCAGGCCTACGACCGCACCGCCCAGCTGGAGTGGATGTGCCGTCTCTGGCTCACCGCCTCCTCCGTGGCGGGCCTGACCCCGACCCTGCTGTCGGAAGGCCGGCTCGACGAGGTCGCGCAACGACTGAGGGGCTACGGACAGCGGAGCTGA
- a CDS encoding inorganic phosphate transporter, whose amino-acid sequence MEGISLILAIVVITALAFDFTNGFHDTANAMATTISTGALKPKIAVAMSAVLNLVGAFLSVEVANTISKGLVDESGIRPEVIFAALVGAILWNLLTWLVGLPSSSSHALMGGLIGATVASAGFGAVHGDVLVTKVLIPAIAAPLVAGIAAMIATRLTYTLGKKADGQASAKGYRAGQIASAGLVSLAHGTNDAQKTMGIITLALVAGGTLAPDSDPPMWVILSAGIAIALGTYLGGWRIIRTMGKGLTDLQPQQGFAAQTSAATVILASSHLGFSLSTTHSVSGAVMGAGLGRKGGVVRWSTATRMFVAWGLTLPAAALVGALAEWVTNFGDWGTALVAVFLVTSSFAIWKISRREIVDHTNVNDVDDTDEAESPGVVTTAMAAVTPPPTAAVAEELAATIPAPAGATDPDPKPTQAAV is encoded by the coding sequence ATGGAAGGCATCTCGCTGATCCTCGCGATTGTGGTGATAACCGCTCTCGCGTTCGATTTCACGAACGGTTTCCACGACACCGCCAACGCGATGGCCACCACCATCTCGACCGGTGCGCTCAAGCCGAAGATCGCGGTGGCCATGTCCGCCGTCCTCAACCTCGTCGGCGCCTTCCTCTCGGTGGAAGTCGCCAACACCATCTCCAAGGGCCTGGTCGACGAGAGCGGCATTCGTCCCGAGGTCATCTTCGCGGCACTGGTCGGCGCCATCCTGTGGAACCTGCTGACCTGGCTGGTGGGACTCCCGTCCTCCTCCTCGCACGCCCTGATGGGCGGCCTCATCGGCGCCACCGTCGCCTCGGCGGGCTTCGGCGCCGTCCACGGCGACGTCCTCGTCACCAAGGTGCTCATCCCCGCGATCGCCGCCCCGCTGGTGGCCGGCATCGCCGCGATGATCGCGACGCGGCTGACCTACACGCTCGGCAAGAAGGCCGACGGCCAGGCCTCCGCCAAGGGCTACCGGGCCGGGCAGATCGCCTCCGCGGGCCTGGTCTCCCTCGCCCACGGCACCAACGACGCCCAGAAGACCATGGGCATCATCACCCTCGCCCTGGTCGCCGGCGGCACCCTCGCCCCCGACTCCGACCCGCCCATGTGGGTCATCCTCTCCGCGGGCATCGCCATCGCCCTCGGCACCTACCTCGGCGGCTGGCGCATCATCCGCACCATGGGCAAGGGCCTCACCGACCTCCAGCCGCAGCAGGGCTTCGCCGCGCAGACCAGCGCCGCGACGGTCATCCTGGCCTCCTCCCACCTCGGCTTCTCCCTCTCCACCACGCACTCGGTCTCCGGTGCGGTGATGGGCGCCGGTCTCGGCCGCAAGGGCGGTGTGGTCCGCTGGTCCACCGCGACCCGCATGTTCGTCGCCTGGGGTCTGACCCTGCCGGCCGCCGCGCTGGTCGGCGCGCTCGCCGAGTGGGTGACGAACTTCGGTGACTGGGGCACCGCGCTCGTCGCCGTCTTCCTGGTGACCTCCAGCTTCGCCATCTGGAAGATCTCCCGGCGCGAGATCGTCGACCACACCAACGTCAACGACGTGGACGACACCGACGAGGCGGAGTCGCCCGGCGTGGTCACCACCGCCATGGCCGCCGTGACCCCGCCGCCCACCGCGGCCGTGGCCGAGGAGCTGGCCGCCACCATCCCGGCCCCCGCCGGGGCCACCGACCCGGACCCGAAGCCCACCCAGGCCGCGGTCTGA
- a CDS encoding cobyric acid synthase — protein MNGGLLVAGTTSDAGKSVVTAGICRWLVRQGVKVAPFKAQNMSLNSFVTREGAEIGRAQAMQAQACRVEPTALMNPVLLKPGGEQSSQVVLLGKPVGELSARGYHGGRQQQLLGTVLDCLAELRGTYDAVICEGAGSPAEINLRRTDIVNMGIARGAGLPVLVVGDIDRGGVFASFFGTVALLSREDQELVAGFLVNKFRGDVSLLEPGLDMLHGLTGRRTYGVLPFRHGLGIDEEDGLRVSLRGTVRESNTAPPVGEDVLRVAVCAIPLMSNFTDVDALAAEPGVVVRFVDRPEELADADLVVVPGTRGTVRALEWLRERGLADALLRRAAEHRPVLGICGGFQLLGEHIEDDVESRRGHVDGLGILPVRVRFAREKTLTRPSGEALGERVAGYEIHHGVAEILGGEPFLDGCRVGQTWGTHWHGSLESDGFRRAFLREVAAAAGRRFVPAPDTSFAALREEQLDRLGDLIEQHADTDALWRLIESGAPQGLPFIPPGAPA, from the coding sequence ATGAACGGCGGTCTCCTCGTCGCCGGTACCACCTCCGACGCCGGCAAGAGCGTCGTCACGGCCGGGATCTGCCGGTGGCTGGTGCGGCAGGGGGTCAAGGTCGCGCCGTTCAAGGCGCAGAACATGTCCCTCAACTCCTTCGTCACGCGCGAGGGAGCCGAGATCGGCCGGGCGCAGGCCATGCAGGCGCAGGCCTGCCGGGTCGAGCCGACCGCGCTGATGAACCCCGTGCTGCTCAAGCCCGGTGGCGAGCAGAGCAGCCAGGTGGTGCTGCTGGGCAAGCCGGTGGGCGAGCTGAGCGCGCGCGGCTATCACGGCGGGCGGCAGCAGCAGCTGCTCGGCACGGTGCTGGACTGTCTCGCCGAACTGCGGGGCACGTATGACGCGGTGATCTGTGAGGGGGCCGGTTCGCCCGCCGAGATCAATCTGCGGCGGACCGACATCGTCAACATGGGCATCGCGCGGGGTGCCGGGCTGCCCGTGCTCGTCGTCGGCGACATCGACCGGGGCGGTGTGTTCGCCTCCTTCTTCGGGACCGTCGCCCTGCTGTCGCGCGAGGACCAGGAGCTGGTCGCCGGGTTCCTCGTCAACAAGTTCCGCGGGGACGTCTCCCTGCTGGAGCCCGGCCTGGACATGCTCCACGGCCTGACCGGGCGGCGGACGTACGGCGTGCTGCCGTTCCGGCACGGCCTGGGCATCGACGAGGAGGACGGACTGCGCGTCTCGCTGCGCGGCACCGTGCGCGAGTCGAACACCGCGCCGCCGGTCGGCGAGGACGTGCTGCGGGTCGCCGTGTGCGCGATCCCGCTCATGTCCAACTTCACCGACGTGGACGCGCTCGCCGCCGAACCCGGTGTCGTGGTGCGGTTCGTGGACCGGCCCGAGGAACTGGCGGACGCGGACCTGGTGGTCGTGCCGGGCACGCGCGGCACCGTGCGCGCCCTGGAGTGGCTGCGCGAGCGCGGGCTGGCGGACGCGCTGCTGCGCAGAGCGGCCGAGCACCGGCCCGTCCTCGGCATCTGCGGCGGCTTCCAGCTGCTCGGCGAGCACATCGAGGACGACGTCGAGAGCCGCCGCGGCCACGTCGACGGGCTCGGGATCCTGCCCGTGCGGGTGCGGTTCGCCCGCGAGAAGACCCTCACCCGGCCGAGCGGGGAAGCCCTCGGCGAGCGGGTGGCGGGCTACGAGATCCACCACGGCGTCGCTGAGATCCTCGGCGGCGAACCCTTCCTGGACGGCTGCCGGGTCGGCCAGACCTGGGGCACCCACTGGCACGGCTCCCTGGAGTCGGACGGCTTCCGCCGCGCCTTCCTGCGCGAGGTGGCCGCCGCCGCGGGCCGCCGCTTCGTGCCGGCCCCGGACACCTCCTTCGCCGCGCTGCGCGAGGAACAGCTCGACCGGCTCGGCGACCTGATCGAACAGCACGCGGACACGGACGCGCTGTGGCGGCTCATCGAGTCCGGTGCGCCGCAAGGACTGCCCTTCATCCCCCCGGGAGCGCCCGCATGA
- a CDS encoding alpha/beta fold hydrolase, which yields MRPVKATAAAVTALTVAGAAAVAAGRFASDAALKAPPGRPLPTEPRLTVHGTAAGQITLTRHLASLRPGTYGLAGDGTHAVVGPLLDATPHPADTVVRRLHRVTHGTLEPGDKVWLTPNAYVGDPHSALGLDHADVDIPGELGGLPAWFVPGDRDTWVITVHGLGATREHPMNVMEFLHRHRFPVLDVAYRGDLGAPRPADGLSHLGESEWRDLDAAIRYATRYGAARVVLHGWSTGATMALRAAAHSAVRDRIAGLVLDSPVLHWESTLRALASARRTPGALLPLAVRAAQGRTGLLGDRAGDAARADGLTIPVLIFHGPDDAVAPWEFSRRFAARRPGLVTLQTVPRAPHGAMWNADPTAYEEALRRFLTPLM from the coding sequence GTGCGCCCTGTCAAAGCGACGGCCGCTGCCGTCACCGCCCTGACAGTCGCCGGTGCCGCCGCGGTGGCCGCCGGCCGGTTCGCCAGCGACGCCGCGCTCAAGGCGCCGCCGGGCCGCCCGCTGCCCACCGAACCCCGGCTCACCGTGCACGGCACGGCCGCCGGGCAGATCACCCTCACCCGCCACCTCGCCTCCCTGCGCCCCGGCACCTACGGCCTGGCCGGCGACGGGACGCACGCGGTCGTCGGCCCCCTCCTGGACGCCACCCCGCACCCCGCCGACACCGTCGTACGACGGCTGCACCGCGTCACCCACGGCACCCTGGAGCCCGGCGACAAGGTCTGGCTGACCCCGAACGCGTACGTCGGCGACCCGCACTCCGCCCTCGGCCTCGACCACGCCGACGTGGACATCCCCGGCGAGCTGGGAGGCCTGCCCGCCTGGTTCGTGCCCGGCGACCGGGACACCTGGGTCATCACCGTGCACGGCCTCGGCGCCACCCGGGAACACCCCATGAACGTCATGGAGTTCCTGCACCGCCATCGCTTCCCGGTCCTCGACGTCGCCTACCGCGGCGACCTCGGCGCGCCCCGGCCCGCCGACGGCCTGAGCCACCTCGGCGAGAGCGAGTGGCGCGACCTGGACGCCGCGATCCGCTACGCCACCCGCTACGGCGCCGCACGCGTCGTCCTGCACGGCTGGTCCACCGGCGCCACCATGGCCCTGCGCGCCGCCGCCCACTCCGCCGTCCGCGACCGGATCGCCGGGCTCGTCCTGGACTCCCCGGTGCTGCACTGGGAGTCCACCCTGCGCGCCCTGGCCTCAGCGCGCCGCACCCCGGGCGCCCTCCTGCCGCTCGCGGTGCGCGCCGCCCAGGGGCGCACCGGCCTGCTCGGCGACCGCGCCGGCGACGCCGCGCGGGCCGACGGCCTCACGATCCCGGTGCTGATCTTCCACGGCCCGGACGACGCGGTGGCCCCCTGGGAGTTCTCCCGGCGGTTCGCCGCGCGCCGCCCCGGCCTGGTCACCCTCCAGACGGTCCCGCGCGCCCCGCACGGCGCCATGTGGAACGCCGACCCCACGGCCTACGAGGAAGCCCTCCGCCGCTTCCTCACCCCCCTGATGTGA
- a CDS encoding PQQ-like beta-propeller repeat protein has product MAVLPHQAAEPPADPDTPSAPHPPVHLPAVAAPGPLRTPPVLRLAGLLRSALLRALPALPARRAPHTLVALRFPRVLPPRLTLRPPVPSPPAAAPGAATAAPHAPHPLPAAHTLPAHPLLPPPLTGRASRLLPARRLLTAALALALAAPLLAGAHQVRPAPYGDRLTVHARVAGTGAAEPRIDRAAVEARDPRTGALRWRHAREGRRPLAVLPARGEAITLWDDGLVTATDGHRVRWHRALPAAAGWLRARGGTGVLRLLGRGMLAVVTPRRVTAYRLADGDLRWVLPARPGCAFAPERAVGHGRALLLAQPCGPSAAWTAQLVAVDDLGRIAPDRRPLGNDRAPGPYGGRTEHPNAEKVVAPPR; this is encoded by the coding sequence GTGGCCGTCCTCCCGCACCAGGCGGCCGAACCGCCCGCCGACCCCGACACCCCCTCGGCGCCGCACCCCCCGGTCCACCTCCCGGCGGTCGCCGCCCCCGGCCCACTGCGGACACCTCCGGTCCTCCGGCTCGCCGGCCTGCTCCGGTCCGCGCTCCTGCGCGCTCTGCCCGCCCTCCCGGCCCGGCGGGCGCCGCACACCCTCGTGGCCCTCCGCTTCCCGCGCGTGCTCCCGCCCCGCCTCACCCTCCGACCGCCGGTCCCGTCTCCCCCCGCTGCCGCACCCGGCGCCGCCACCGCCGCACCCCATGCCCCGCACCCGCTCCCGGCGGCCCACACCCTCCCCGCCCACCCCCTGCTCCCGCCCCCTCTCACCGGCCGCGCCTCCCGGCTTCTGCCCGCCCGGCGGCTGCTGACCGCCGCCCTCGCCCTTGCCCTCGCCGCACCCCTCCTGGCCGGCGCCCATCAGGTCCGGCCCGCCCCCTACGGGGACCGGCTCACCGTCCACGCGCGCGTGGCGGGCACAGGTGCGGCCGAACCCCGTATCGACCGGGCCGCCGTGGAGGCCCGGGACCCCCGCACCGGGGCGCTCCGCTGGCGGCACGCCCGGGAGGGCAGGCGCCCCCTCGCGGTGCTCCCCGCGCGCGGGGAGGCGATCACGCTCTGGGACGACGGGCTGGTCACGGCCACCGACGGCCACCGCGTGCGCTGGCACCGCGCCCTCCCGGCCGCCGCGGGCTGGCTCCGCGCGCGGGGCGGCACCGGCGTGCTGCGCCTCCTGGGCCGGGGCATGCTCGCGGTCGTCACACCGCGCCGCGTCACGGCGTACCGCCTCGCCGACGGCGATCTGCGCTGGGTGCTGCCCGCCCGCCCGGGCTGCGCCTTCGCGCCCGAACGTGCCGTCGGTCACGGCCGGGCGCTGCTGCTCGCCCAGCCCTGCGGCCCGTCCGCCGCCTGGACCGCCCAGCTCGTCGCCGTGGACGACCTGGGCCGGATCGCCCCGGACCGCCGCCCCCTCGGCAACGACCGCGCGCCGGGCCCGTACGGCGGCCGTACCGAACACCCGAACGCAGAAAAAGTGGTTGCACCACCCCGTTAG